A genomic window from Lentibacter algarum includes:
- a CDS encoding enoyl-CoA hydratase/isomerase family protein, with the protein MITLTKDDTFWIVSLNRPEKANSLTAAMLEELCEIIEGAGEARVLVLTGEGKVFSAGADLDEARAGLATSPLWERLSGAVAAFEGLSIAALNGTLAGGAMGMALACDIRLAVPSAKFFYPVMKLGFLPQPSDPARMSALIGPARTKLVLMGGQKIMAEEALAFGLIDRIVAPDALMDQAREISDHVLAAKPEIISGIKAMI; encoded by the coding sequence ATGATTACGCTTACAAAAGACGATACGTTTTGGATTGTGTCTCTAAACCGCCCTGAAAAGGCAAATTCTCTGACAGCAGCTATGCTTGAAGAACTCTGTGAGATCATCGAGGGCGCGGGTGAGGCACGGGTGCTTGTGCTGACTGGCGAGGGGAAAGTTTTCTCAGCTGGGGCGGACCTTGATGAGGCGCGCGCAGGACTTGCAACATCTCCTTTGTGGGAGCGGCTGTCTGGCGCTGTCGCGGCTTTTGAAGGCCTTAGCATTGCCGCGCTCAACGGCACGCTGGCTGGCGGTGCTATGGGCATGGCGCTGGCGTGTGACATTAGGCTTGCTGTGCCGAGCGCAAAGTTTTTCTACCCTGTGATGAAGCTTGGCTTTTTGCCGCAGCCGTCGGACCCTGCACGGATGAGCGCGCTGATTGGCCCTGCGCGGACCAAGCTTGTTTTGATGGGCGGACAGAAAATCATGGCAGAGGAGGCGCTGGCCTTTGGGCTGATTGATCGCATTGTTGCGCCAGACGCGCTTATGGATCAGGCGCGCGAAATTTCTGACCATGTGCTGGCAGCCAAACCTGAGATCATTTCAGGCATCAAGGCGATGATTTAG